One Salvia miltiorrhiza cultivar Shanhuang (shh) chromosome 6, IMPLAD_Smil_shh, whole genome shotgun sequence genomic window, ATCATATAATCCATAGTGGGCATTTTCCAAAAGCTGAACCCAAAATATTGATATCAGACTTGCTTTCTATGAAAGAATTaatcattttcttaaaatttatctCAAAATTAAAGTCTGATGCTTTGGACCTCTATGAAAACTAATAGTCCAAGACCAGCAGCAGCTGCAACGCTAAGGGCTAGAGACATGGCTTCAGAAGCATCCTGCAAATCCAGCGTCGCAGATTGAGGGGTTGAATTTGAATCTTATACAAGGTATTCAAGAACACCGAATATGCAGAAGTGAAGTATTAGTAGGCAGCTGAGATGTTTACCCCAAACGAATCCGTGAGACTACTGAGGTCGATGCCACTGCCTTCTTCGGAGCTATCCAAGGAAGGCCACTGTTGTTAGGGCCAGAGGGtatcgaataggtgtatgggggggaatacacctatgggctatttttaatcaatcctcaatcagagggatctcagtcagagatcaaaacgaaactttacatgcaaacaaagactcctattttactgaaatcagttttgaccaaacagggttgacgactgatactgaaagctcttcagtaaagagttatcagttaagttgctggaacttaactgatgcaagtaacggcttcagtcgagtttgctaagacagagatgataacactcttcctgactatcaaaagatagatcagtcagactgatatcatacgcaacggaaattaaacttagtttcgcaatagcctcggtggagcacgttgttggttattaggtttctctttgcagttaatcagtgttcagtttatcaattgaaataacacaagtaagaatgtaaaactgaaaactgtaaacaacacagagacttttacgtggttcggaaaaatcctttcctacatccacggttggttgatcagaccaacaattcaCTCCGCAAGTgtttaacaggtgcactgcaaaccaaaccgtgtgcttgccgggtgcacacaaccgtaccactgaagaaatcccttcttcaggacccacgcttcactcgtgtcggatttctctgctcaacacaacccgtgctaagacttctcactcagagtcagagtaccttcctgaactccgaatcactcaaacactcttttggggaggaggtttgaacgagtgccaactttactacaaagaacaagttctttgaagcaagttggacctttggcttctgggtaaacagaggtttgactaaggtctaagagaatgtgtgtaatcagcagtgactgattttggctttgtaattctcttcttcgattcaagctttggggaggttaagctttaggctcagtagcaatttcggcagagcttcagcttatgtcgttgaatcggtgaaggttgaagtgatcctcgagcgctatttgtaggagaactcttgaatagatccgttggcgtaaatcatcctcaagatttcttccgttggagagcaattcgaatttgggctgaggcttcaatcttcgaggttccttgtctgggtggaaacggctctctttgatggacaggagatgtgacgtctctgaaaagtaaccaccagataggaataacctctgcagagataagatcctgagatctctgcatttaatgcggctgtactttgtgagtacgtggcttcctctgaacgttggaagatcagtccgaggaggaatattcaactgatacttgactttagtatcagtccattgcgcgcattaagtaatcagtcttcaactgatttcttcaactgatacttcagttggtatctgcagtcttcagtcttcagttcttcgttcttcagtcttcagtcttcgacaccgcaagctaaactagaaacgaactctaacacttgagttcaaagagattctagtctattacaattaagtcctatgaattttggtatcatcaaaacaagggttaggatattccacaaggttcccaacaactgTTCTGCTCAAGTTGGCATTTATCTGTTAGTTTCATCTGCTGAACTCAAATAACTGAAGGGGAAAATGGgttgtggggtggggtggggtgggggggtaaACCTTCCATCCTCGCGGTCCCTCAGCACCATCTTTGATTGCATAAGCAGCTTTGAAGCGATTGACTATTACCAACTCAGCCACAAGTTTAGAGTTTCCATCAAATTTGGCTTCATCACaattcagaaaaataaaatataatatgaaacCTTAAAAATGAATTCTAGCTCAGCAGTATTATCAAACAATCAAAGACGCACCTCAACATTATTGACCTTGTTTACTCTACTTGACTATCACCACAATCACTCAGCATAGCTGTTGATTCATCTAAACTTTGGAGTTGGTTTTCCAGAATCTCCAACCACACATCCAATAACCGAATTACCCTCATATAATGACTCGCATTTGAGAATTTACAAAATCTCCAACCACACAAATACAACATAGGATTTACAAATTCAGTCTGCCCGTCATCAACAccttaatttcaaatatttataaaaagtttACACAATGAGTAGTCTATATGGTAATTGGACTTGTTATTGCTACTACTGAATCAAATACTTAATCAAATAATGAGGAAAAGAGCTTCCAATGGCAGTAGGGACTGAAGTTTGATTAATTGATAATGAAGATAAACAAATCTTTAAGCATTTGATTAACTGATTATGAAGATATCCAGAATCGCACTCTAAGATTTCAGCAAATTCAACTCAATAAAGCCAGATAAATTAAAGTTCAATCTCACCAAAAATATGAGTAAAGTCGAATCAAGCATAAACTCGGTCCTCTAATGTACAGAACAGACACGATTGAAGATGGGCACAAAATTGGGGTGGCGGCAGCGGTGACCAGCTAGGGTTCAGGAGGTCATCTAGGGCGCTGAAGATGGGGGCGACGACACATGGCAGGGTGACGCAGGGTAGAGCGTCAGTGGAGGTCGGAGGAGAGAGAGGCGAGGCGCAGGGTAGGCGGCGCGGGGAGGTCGGTGAGATTGAGATCCGACTGACACTTGAAATTTCCACCTGAGCGTCCTCTTCGCCGCCACTCCACGGTCGCCGGACAAGGGGGCTGAGGAGCACACGGCTGGGGCGAGGGGCGGCGCGGGTGGTGGCGGACTGGTGGGAGAAGgccgaaggggaaggggaaggggagaggGAAGGGAGGATGGACAAACCCTAGATGAAATCTAATTTGATAgccaattaaaataattcatttatttttaatatatatatatatatatatatatatatatatatattatagttttaaaaaaatgatgctcatacataacagtagaCATAACGGTTGAAACTATCATTATAAATAACGCTCATATATAACGCTTGTCTTAACGCTCAAATAactgttactccctccgtccgtcaaaagtggaccactttggctgtgcacgggatttaataaaattggtaataattttgatgtagtggagaaatggtcccaccactttatgagatatgtggttgagattgaatttgaggtggttttttttttgtaaataaagagtgtttgtaaggataaaagattaaagtggatggtgggaccatttctataaaaggaaagtggtatactctttgcggaagcccgatatagtaaaaatggtccacttttggcggacggagggagtataaaataaatgctcatagataacgtaTGGCTTAACGGTTCAATAATACCGTTATATATATCACTAATAGATAATGCTTATGCATAACGCTTAACTTTGTACTGCTATATATACATTTGGATAACAGTACATACATAACAGAACTTTgtaaaactgttatgtattattaaaagtgcgctcatacataacggttttttaccaaaaccgttatgtatgaaccgTTATTCCTATTTCTTTTTTAGTAGTGATTACTATACTTATTTGAGTGAAGAacgaataataaaattattttttaatcaagtTTGTTACAATataaatcaaagaaaaacaCTATGTAACCTATTTTTctgttatattttgttttatatccTAACatttttacaataaattattaaattctaaaataaaatattaaatttattttataaattcatatttatttatgatttataaTATAAAGTATTTTCCATTGAAACTCGACGTATAACTCACTGATTAGATATAAAATCAACACCATCCTAAAAGAAATCTTATTCTTAGTATCAAAATAATGTTCTTCTAGTGTCAgctcaatttcaatttcttttgttAAAATTCAGATCAATGTTGAGTTGCCACGTAGGATATTTATGTCACCGAAAATCTAACTTCAGATCGTAATTGTTACTCCATTTGTCCCATTATTAATGAGAGTCATATTAGAAGGAAAGTTGTACGGCCCACATGTGTAACCTTATTGGTAATAATCTTAAATATGGTTAATAAATGAGGCCTTTGTTCCTCCAAAAATCTGCTGTCGCCGCATTTCCTTTGCCTTATCTGTCTTTGTCGTCTCTCTCCACCGCTACACACCATCAATCAAACAACCgacaaagaaattcaagaaattcaccACACCATCATTTTCCCCAaagaaatttaagaaattcAACAACGCCACCACCCTTATCATCGCCGCTTGAAACCCCTTTCCGTCCTGCTCTCTCCCTCCCCTTATTTGTTAAGTAACGAGCCCTAATTTCTAAAAGGCTCAAATCCAGAGCAACAGAGCAATGAGCCCTAATTTTTGGAGGTGGGCGAATTAGTGTATGAAAGTGGAGGGTTGAGGCGAGCGAACAGGTGGAGAAAAGAGGAGAGCGGAGGCGGTGGGTGGAACCGGCGAGGCTGGAGGGCGAAAGCTGGAGACGATACGAGAGCGGCAGGAGGGCGAAGAAAATGAAGGAGCTTGAAAGTTTCTCCCCAAAATTCAATTCACGCTCTTTTCTCCCGCGCCGCTACTTTCACCTCACCGCCTCTAAGGCTTGTGTGGACGGTGGAGGAGGCCTACTAATGAGCGTGGTGGAGAGATGGGAGTCGAATAGAGATGGATAGAGGGTGGAGGCGGTGGAGAGATGGGAGGCGGAGGCAATGGAAGGTGGAGACCTACTGGTGACAACAGTGGAAGCGGTAGAGGTGGATAGAGGGTGGAAGATGGCGGAGTAGAGAGAGATAGAAGAGTAGTGAGAGATCTGACGAGAGGGAGATAAAAATTAGGTGGATGTGAGAAATAATTTGGGTTTTGTTGGGCTTAATTAAAaactttaattaagttttaattaTAGTCGAAAAAGGAAACATGCtgttatatatacatatcatTATCATATACATATCATGATTCTATTAGTTTACCTTTCTTATTTGTCATATCATTATCATACACATATCATCATATACATATCATGATTCTATTAGTTTACCTTTCTTATTCACAAAATTCCTAACGTTGAAGTTTCCCCTTACCTTGACCATATCTTTCCACGCCTTGGCCGCCACGGGCAATTACGTGCCCAAATTTTACACCATTCATattcgtatatatatatatagacaacaATTTAGAAGACTATACAATCACATAATTAAACTCCTCATAAAGAAAATCATACATCAAGCATGGAAACAAGCTTCTTCTACGCTCTTTTGTCTCTCCCATTTCTTCTCATCGCTTTCAAATATTTATCAAACTCAAAAACAAAACTCCCACCAACACCATTTCCCTCACTTCCTCTATTAGGCCATCTTCACCTCCTCAAATTCCCCCTCCACCGCACCTTCCTCAGCCTCTCCCAGAAACACGGCCCCATCTTCTCGCTCCGCCTCGGAACCCGCCTCGCGGTGGTCGTGTCGTCCCCGGCCATCGCCGAGGAATGCTTCACaaaaaacgacatcgttttagCCAATAGGCCCCGCTTCATCATCGGCAAGTACATCGGCTACAACTACACCTCCCTTGTCGGCGCCCCCTACGGCGACTACTGGCGCAACCTCCGGCGCCTCACCACCGTGGAGATCTTCTCCTCCTCCCGCCTCAATGCGTTCCAGTCGATCAGGCACGACGAGGTGAGGCTCATGCTGGAGAAGCTCTACAGGAAATCGGGCCCGGACAATTTTGCTAGAGTTGAGATCAGATCGTTGCTGTCGGAGCTGACCTTCAATAATATAATGAGGATGGTGGCCGGGAAGCGATATTTCGGCGTGGACGAGGCCAACGACGGCGAGGAGGCGGAGAATTTCCGGGAGCTTATAAAAGAGGTTTTCTCTTACGGCGGAGTTTCGAACGTGGCGGATTTCTTCCCGGTTTTGAGATGGTTTGATTACAAAGGCGTCGAGAAGAATCTGGCGAGGATTGCGGCGCAAATGGATGCTTCTCTGCAGGCGCTGGTTGATGAGCAGCGGCGGCGGAACGACGGCAACACCATGATAAGTCACCTCCTTGCTCTGCAGGATTCAGACCCGGAATACTATACCGAAGAGATCATCAAATGCATTATTGTGGTACGCAttcaaaattacaaaaaaaaaaacaagatatttaatttttttggcgATTGATAACaattttaaataatacatatccCTCTCATAAAAAACATGTATATAATAGTAAataattggtgattggagatataaggtggagtttggtgaatggagagataaggtggttcttggagtggatgaggaactaactactaatatctaacatgactttgcccgatcaaaaaaaaaaaaaaaaaaaaagtaaataatttccCCATTAAAAATCGCAATCGATGTggaaccctttctccactcactcaaactatgcatatttttattggACGGGCTAGTATAATTTTGGCAAGTAACAGCTATGCCAAGACTCCACCTTAATTATAGCATTTTTGGCGCAATTTTTTGAAAGGGCCATAATCATACAGTTTGTCAAAATTTGAAGCACACAGAAAAGAAATAAGTCGAAGTTTGACTAGGAATTGAGAATTTGTGGTAATGATGAAATTAAAATGGATTGGCAGATGATGCTGCTTGTTGGGACGGACACGTCATCAGTGACGGTGGAGTGGGCCATGTCTGCTCTCCTAAATCACCCAGAGAAGATGGAGAAGGCGAGAGAAGAGATTGACAGAGTAGTCGGAAAGGATCGCCTGCTTCACGAGTCGGACTTGCAGAAGCTTCCATACCTGCAAAACATCATATCCGAAACGCTGCGCTTGTTCCCAGCGGCGCCGATGCTGGTGCCGCACGAGGCCTCGTCCCACTGCAAGATTGCCGGCTACGACGTGCCACGTGGCACGATCTTGATGGTTAATGCGTGGGCCATTCATCGGGACCCTTCGGTCTGGGACGACCCGGAGAGGTTTGAGCCGGAGCGGTTCGAAGGTCGGGAGTTGGGGCCACCAAAGATGCTGGCGTTTGGAATGGGGAGGCGGGCGTGCCCGGGTAGCGGGTTGGCCCATCGGGTCGTGGGTCTGGCGCTGGGGTGTTTGATACAATGCTTCCATTGGGAGCGTGTGGATGAGAGATTGGTGGATTTAAGTGAAGGGAAAGGGGCGAGCATGCCTAAGAATGTGCCATTTGTGGCCAAATGCAGAGCAAGCTTTGTGGGCCAAAGACTTCTTGGTGTGTGAGTGGCTCTATTGCTTTTTTGCATTTAGGAGACATTTGTTcgtattttttcaaaaaaaaaaaaggtttggCTTTCGTAGTCGGTTTTTATTGTAGTAGCGTACGTAATAGATGGTGTGAGATTAAAGTATCTACCTTCCTTATTAGTTGAAAACTGTTTAATTAACGGTTCTTTAGAAAtttctttaaatatttaatcaatttttgAATGTGATATATAGGGATGTAAATCCAACTTAAAATTCATGGGCTGATCCGATCAAGTTGACAATCCGAGAAATTTAGGACTAAAATTTTCAATCCGATAAAATTATAGCTCGAATAGCCCGACACTCGATAGCGTTGACTCGAAAATAGCTCATTTgattataagaaaattttctcgttatttgatttttaacTTTATTACTCGCCATTTGATTTCAATATTTCTACTAAAAATATTATTGGAAAAGTCGGGGTATTACAATACAGGTTACTTGGCGGTGACCAAAATTTCTTACTTATGCTATTAGAGTGATACACCTTGCTCTTTACAACACAAGTATATACAATGAGTATAGCTTAGAAACAGAGACAAAAATGCTAATTGTAATCTCTACGGATGAGGCACTTGCAAACTATATTCACGAGCTTCAAGTTGTTGGCTTTTTGAGAGCGTAGAGATTTTGGTAGAATTTTGGCTTTCTATGAAAATTTATACTCTCTCCAcccctcaaacatcttcctaaggaATGGTAgaacgagttttaataaaagttagttgtaTATTTGATGAGAGGAGAATGAGTTCATaaaaagtgaagattgtaagtgtaatactccctccgtcccagcttttagtatccaactttccttttttggccgtcccacattttggtatccatttttatttttagtaaaagtaggtggggcccttactccactttaattattttaactctcacataaaatgtgggacccttattccactcacaacacatcaataactttattaaaatccgtgtcgttctcaactggataccaaaagccgggacggagggagtagttagtAGAAATGTTTCCAAAAATAAGTTAgaaagatgttttggggacgaaccaaaatagaaaaagaggaagatgtttgagggatggagggagtactatatctTTTGTGTTGATGAAAATCTTGTATTTATAGAGTTTAAAGTTTGAACTAGTCATCGGAAGAGTGTCGTTCACACTCTAGCTTTGTTGGTGTTTGTAGGTGTAGGGTTTCCTTGGTTGCCGAGAATAGAGACCCCATTCTATAACGATTGTTCTTTGATTTTTAGAATAGTCATatccataatttttttgtaactcttttttttttttaattagacaGGCGGAATTGAATCCAAGATCTTTGACAAAGAAGAGTATTTGAGTGCCTCAGCTTTGCCACTTGAACTAGGCCTCATCGGCGAAGTCATATCCATCATACTTTATTGGAAAAAAGTTTGACCTGTATTGTTTTTTAGAAAGCTGATTTGAATTTTAGGAGTCAGACACACATTTAGAGATCTTCTCAAATAGCTGAAAAGTTTTGTTATGTCTAACGAAAAATTCAACGAATCTAATTTCTTGAATATAACTTTTATCTTTTGATGTCTTTGAATGAATCGCTCTAGGGTTTCTATGGGAACGCCGCTTTCCTCTGTTCTTGCAGAGGCTTTTGTCCCTGTTAATGTTGGCCATGCATGCAAAGTTTACTGAAGGAGTATTATGCAATATTTCATGAATAGAGGGATTGAAGTGCAATTTGTTATCAAGAGTTTATTACTGGCAACCGTCGTCTGCAGCCAACTTTGAGCTGATTTCTTGGCCGATTCTAGATTTTTTTGGAAGCAGTTTTCAAGCTTATTCTTTAGTCTCTTGTTACTATTGTTACTATTATTTCTGTTCAGTGTAATATTAGTGTAATTTCTTTGTCAGTTACTATTGTTACTTTTTgagcaagaagagagaaaaGTGAGCTACTCGAGTGATCTGTAAAAGTGTTATAGATGCGAGTTTTTAGAGCTTCTTACGATTAGATATACGGTGTATTGTAGCCAAGATTCTTCTCATTTGTTCATTCAATAAAGTTCATCGTGTTGACCCTCCTGTGGAGTAGATCTACGGATCGAACCACATTAAATCTCTTGTGTTCTCTTCTTCAAATTTCTATTGCTATTTACTGcgtttctatttctattttgtaGAGTTTCTTTAGTTCACAAATTGGCGCCGCCTGTGGAAATCACTTGGATTGAACCAGAGCTAAAAAAATCTTGCAATGGCCGTGCGATTCGATGTGGAGAACTTTTTCGGTGAAAATAACTTTGGCCTCTGGCGCATCAAGATAAAAGCGATGCTAATTCAACAAGGTTTGGCTGGCGCGCTCAACACAGAGTCAAGGAAGAAGGATCCTGATGAGATGGTAGATCTTCAGAGAACGGAGATGTTGGAGAAGGCAAATAGTATGATTATTCTTTGCCTAACAGATAAAGTTTTGACAGAGGTCTCAAGGGAGACTACTACATCCGATGCTTGGAAAAAGTTGGAGAGCTTGTATATGATAAAGTCATTGGCGAATCGATTGTTCATGAAGCAGAAATTGTACTCTATAAGTTCTTGGAAGAAAAGATGATTAGTGAACAACTTGATGAGTTCAACAAATCAATCGATGATTTGGATAACATAGATGTCAGCCTTGATGATGAAGACAAAGCAATTATACTATTGAATGTTTTGCCAAAATCTTTCGACCAATTGAAAGATGCTATGTTGTATGGTAAAGTTGATTCTATCACATTAGAGGAGGTTCAGCTGGCATTGAAGGTTAAAGAGTTATAGAAGAAGAACAATGGCACTCAGGAACAAGTTGCACATAGTCTAAacataaagaaatttaaaggtaaGAAGGTAAAGAAAGGCGCTCCAGAAACCAACAAATCCAATCAGTCTAAAGCAAAAGATGCTGATAGAAATGAGACTAGAACATGCCATTGGTGTAAGTAACCTGGACACCTAAAGAAAAATTGTTATGCTTGGAAAAAGATTTAAGCAGATAAAGATCAGAAAAACAACATAGTAGACTTGGTTGAAGGAGTAAAGAATTCTGAAGTATTGAACATCATTGAAAGAAACATTGAATATGCTTGGATTATGGACTCAGGATGTAATTTCCATATGTGTCCAAACAAGTCATGGTTTCAGCAACTTAAAGAAGATGATCAAGGCTCAATGCTCCTGGGAAACAATCAAGTTTGCAAGGTGAAATGTATGGGCTCTGTAAAATTCAAAATGCATGAtaattcttttaaaattctatCTGATGTTAGATATATCCCATCCTTGAAAAGAAATCTAATCTCTCTTGGCATGCTAGAATCTAAGGGTTATTCTTAGAACTGACAACGGGCTAGAATTTTCGTCTAAGAGGTTTCAAGATTTCTGTAGAGAGAAAGGGATGAGAAGGCATAGAACTGTACCTAGCCACCCTCAGCAAAATGGTGTTGCTGAGAGAATGAATAGGACCATCTTAGAAAGGGTTAGGTGCGTGCTATTAAATTCAGGGTTGCCTAAGAAATTTTGGGGAGAAACAGTCTCTACTGTTGCAGTTCTTATAAACAAATGCCCTTCTTCCTCTATAGATTTTGATACACCTGATTATAGGTGGTATGTGAGTAAAGGTAGCTATTCTAGTTTGAGAGTTTTTTGTTGTAGAGCTTATGCTCATATAAAACAGGATAAGCTAGAAGCTAGGGCCCTTAAATGCATCATGTTAGGTTATCAGAAGGATGTTAAGGGTTATACACTTTGGTGTACAGAGCCTGGTAAGCAAAGATCATTATTAGTAGGGATGTTAAGTTCAATGAAGGAGAACTTCCATATTCTAGTAATGAGACAGTGAGATTAACTACCAAAAGTTCAAAGATGCCTGATGCTAGAATTAAGGTGGAGCTCACTGATAATAGAAACAATGACCTTTCTGATGAAAAACCTAGTAAGAACTTAGAAGAATCTGATGAACATGATGAAATCACTGATGATCTAAGAAACTACAAGCTAGCTAGAGACAGAACAAGAAGAGCCATTAAGCCCCCATCTAGATTTGCAGAAGCTGATATGATTTACTATGCTTTAGATGTTGCTGAAGATATTGAGTACTCTGAGCCTAACAGCTACACTGAAGCTGTCAATGGAAAAGATAAATGGATTGATGCAATGAATGAAGCAATTGCTTCATTAGTTAAGAATGGTGCATGGATTCTTGTGAAAAAGCCAAAATCTTAAAAGGCAGACAGTTgtaaatggattttcaagaagaAAGTGGAATCTACTAAAGTCACTAGAATC contains:
- the LOC130988942 gene encoding cytochrome P450 81Q32-like, which gives rise to METSFFYALLSLPFLLIAFKYLSNSKTKLPPTPFPSLPLLGHLHLLKFPLHRTFLSLSQKHGPIFSLRLGTRLAVVVSSPAIAEECFTKNDIVLANRPRFIIGKYIGYNYTSLVGAPYGDYWRNLRRLTTVEIFSSSRLNAFQSIRHDEVRLMLEKLYRKSGPDNFARVEIRSLLSELTFNNIMRMVAGKRYFGVDEANDGEEAENFRELIKEVFSYGGVSNVADFFPVLRWFDYKGVEKNLARIAAQMDASLQALVDEQRRRNDGNTMISHLLALQDSDPEYYTEEIIKCIIVMMLLVGTDTSSVTVEWAMSALLNHPEKMEKAREEIDRVVGKDRLLHESDLQKLPYLQNIISETLRLFPAAPMLVPHEASSHCKIAGYDVPRGTILMVNAWAIHRDPSVWDDPERFEPERFEGRELGPPKMLAFGMGRRACPGSGLAHRVVGLALGCLIQCFHWERVDERLVDLSEGKGASMPKNVPFVAKCRASFVGQRLLGV